The sequence below is a genomic window from Gopherus evgoodei ecotype Sinaloan lineage chromosome 9, rGopEvg1_v1.p, whole genome shotgun sequence.
tgtgtgaccagcgagaaggactgttgaagtaacagggtccccctgaggactgcagtgagcagtctcaggggcggaggagcttgccgctcgaccctgggagagagaaggattttgcagtagcagggttcccctggggattgcaggagcagtcccaggggcggaggagtctgcagctcgactctggcaaagaggtggtgaccacaagaagggctggcacaccaggggttcttcctggaaaccatgggggagccaagagcacacaggcctgtgagtccagagccacttgggaacggtgaagtgatggcctatcaccatctccttgagaaggacattgtgatcctgtgcacaaagagagggttacgcatgaggaaattcaccaaggcacagttaatcgtgcagttgaaggagaagcaccgctctgaggagcagattcctggcccagatggggctacaagaggatctgagagcagctggagcatcagccaggcatccccgggagtctggtccccaatcagacgagggtcttcacgattgggttccccatcaggagattggagacggatgggatgggagcagagcccgagagagcgagaggaccgtgagagaaagcaagaggctgaggaaaagctgcaggagaagcagcagcagcgtggactggtgatggtggagcagagagacatagggggctgcccaggggtcagtggggaaacacgcctgcaggggcgagaccctgggacagagagaactgtggtggtgcagccccagatgatgagggactgtgggacctgggtaaaggtccctggggtgaagcccctcaccctgcctatggcccagatccctgtgcagacccagaaggggtcgggctggctggtggttggggttctccaggatatcggctgggaggccctgttggggggtgactgtctccccatgggacaggatccaggccccgctcctataacggccgagggtttgaattcaaatccagggaaccaattggctaggattgaaatggtcagtgaaaatgcaaataacctggctggcagggggggaggggctgctgggctcaggatacctgcctacctgtaaccagccccctggggctgagtgggagggagagatgctccccgcccccctgcacaccagagaaggggctcacgctggctctgatgctgtgaccagagcagagagctcgctgcctgcccccactgggacagcaagggcagcgctgagcacggggggagctgagaccccagctgagtggggggacacccgggcagggcaggtcagctgccaaacaggtttgcctggtccagacatgctgctgggaagtgattacacagcagggagggagctaccagggacagggctcaggggggctgtgaccccaggcccagccagcgagagggagcaggtcccactccctgccccagctgctgaatcccagactgagctgcagagggatccctccttggagaagctgagggaacttgctggccacagcgctgcaaacccccttggggaagactgcagggacagagtcctgcaggaggagggattcctgtaccggaaatgggctccccaaggggaagtagaactggggggaatcgggaggcagctggtggtgccccaggaatccacaaggttcttcccatttgagctgctggatgggaggagagtgaggggacccctggacctgaagggggaggattggatggagaagggggaagacctcctgggggatctcttccctgaggtgggagacaatctccccatcaggtgttcgcCATTCAgtgtcactgggaaagcagcccagaacctggagagagaggtcagggacatgctggctttaaatgggatccagccattttacagaccatgggcctcacccgtggggctgatccccaagcaagacaggatgatctggttttatgggggctatcagaagcttaaagccatcacagtgtccgatgtcgaccccatgcctaggcctggggagattctagacaagctgagagggatggagaacttggccctggcagacactgataacatgtgcatctttagccagacctgggaggaacaggtgtcccaggtgaagagggggctgggctgcctcaaggaggtgggactgacggtaaaagctggaaagtgcaaggggggacggcagaggtgttgtgtctgggccacaaagtgggaagcggctgcccacgCCCAGAGCtagcaaaggccaagatgggggctcttaaccaagggagcccaaatcacagaccagagggctgggaaaaaacccaatcccagcttgaaccccaggggtattggggtggcaaagggtgtgggctgcataaaccttcccacatgcagcctgcaagtgccatcaagcacacccgacctaagggagggcgtaagactggactgtcctggtgtaactcacaccgaggaatgggagagatgctggggcatccataggaacgttggtgggttcgaacttccccaggtcactggctggagtgacctcgctcagttcggtctcgaaggggggagagatgtgacgaactgggaatgttcttaatgttttctctgagaactgtgttggtgcctcagtgtccccatggcaattcttaagtatctggcagagcaaagggccagtgcacctaaatgcctgacactctgacagcaactgatggcctgggcccctcctctgcaaggtgccagctgaaggtgttggagacaaagggatcaggtgacctcctggcccgggaaaggggctgaggagagaggaggggctgttagtctggagctggctggggtcaagggtggagggcagacctgggggtctggctcactgccccccagaatggacccagccgaggggaccagttctctgtatctacaagctctgttttagaccttgttcctgtcatcgaataaacctctgttttactggctggctaagagtcacgtctgactgcaaagtgggggtgcaggaccctgtggctcccccaggaccctgctggggtggactcgctgtgggaagcgcacggaggggcagaggatgctgaatgctccaaggagagaccgaggaggtgaagccgtgtgagcttcttgccctgaacaagtctgctccaagggagaggaggctccccaaagtcctgactggcttggtggggagcagttccagagcatcgcccggtgactccgtgacagctcGGTTACAATACAACTGTCCTCTCTACGTACCATGATCCTCTAGTCTTGTTACAAAGCCTCGGTTACCAAGGGTTGGGCCGATTTACTATAAGGATTTATGATGATTAGAAATCAGTTGTACAGCACTGTAAATGTACACAGTGCTTTCCCAAGAACATTTACTAACTCAGTGATTCTACAAATCCCAGTTCGCTTTGGTATTTTATTCTCCAGAATTCCTACTCATTCAAAGGATCTGTTCCCCACCGCAATCTTGTTCCTTAATTGAAAAAGCCCCTTCCTATGATGGGTAGCTCATTCCCGGATGAAGACGAGGACGGGTCCCTAAGAAAGAGCCCAGAATTGCAGGCTACAGGCAAATCAAGGGATTTACTATTAAGATCATAGATCCCCAATAACAGTATGGCAGTGACAGACTTTTGGCTTTCAGAGGCCACTAATGCAACAGTTGCTGTTTACAGTATTGTTAACAGATAACCTCCCCAATGCATTAGCACGTGTAACCACTTTTCTCTGCACCTGGGTCCTACAGAAAACTGCTCCGACACACATGCAACAGGCAgtgctccctccccctgcccctgcacgTACTTGATGCTGTCAGTGTGCGTTTTGTATTCCATGATGGTGTTCGGAGGTAGGTTAAGCACTCGGCGTAACGTGTCGCGTATCCGAGCTGTTGTGGCCTGGTCACTAGCAGTCTTGTTCCATATGGAGATAATATCCTCctacagaacaacaacaacaagggaGTGTAAACAGATGGGAGTTTGTGCGCTCCAGCCAGAACCCGTGCCTGACAGTCCGCAGGGCAGTTTACATCGAACTGGACAGAGACGACCGCCCCGCAGATTCCACCCCCCAAGTCAGCACACATGCCCAACGTAGGCCCAATAGCAGCTTACCTGGAACCGGACAGAGACAACTGCCCCACAGATCTCTTCCCCCACCATAAACTGTTCTCCCAACATCGCCAGAATGAGATTCTCCCAGCAGCGGGATGCTAAGCCCTTGCGCAGACGGATAATCCATTTGCCACCATTTTTGTTGGCATCGTCCTGGGAAGAAGGGTGAGACACTGATTCATTTTCTCCCAGCTATTTCGCTGCTAAAACAACAAGCTCACAAATGAACAAATATCAATCACATGGGATCAAGAGGGACAGAATGAAGGAATGTTCAAACTAAAGCACTGTCAAGTTTAGCGACGAAGCAGGCGTGACAAGGGTATTCTGAATGCCAGGCAACATTTGAGACAATGACTCTCCCCAGAGATTCTGCAGATCTTCCCTCTATTCACTACTTGGGCTCTGGTTGACTCTAAACGAGGACAAATTGATACATCATATAACCATGATCCAGTGGTCTGCACATGGAACTAGGGGATAGGAATGCCTGACTTCTACTCCTATCTCTAACACTGATTCCCCCGCTAGAATTAGGCAAGTCACCCCAATCTGTGATTCAgctttcccagctgtaaaatgagaatagtaCTTAATTACGTCACAGGGATGTTAAGGGAACTTATGTTTGTAAACTCCTACTTATAGGCAGAGGAAGAACTGCAGACAATAGGTTATTTCTGCAAGTTACTAGAGAGACCTGTTAAAAATACAGGTTCCCTCACTCAGACTATCCAGTACTGGAAGGAGCCTCAGTAAGATGGGAGACGTTACAGTCCTAGTCCTGATAACTGATGGTGCTATCACAGACACAGGCTGAAGATTTCAGTGCAGAAGGTGGCAAGAACAGCTACATgtaaggaggaaaaacaaaatcaacaCAAATCCCAGGAATGTGGCAAATTACCGACAGGAGGCAAATTGCCTTTAGAGCAAATGTTCAGGACTGGGAGAACAGAACATCCCTTTCAGAAATGAACTGTCTGGGATTCAGTTCTTAGCAGGGAGTTTAGTTTAACCCCGTGAAGACCTTTCCACACTGACTAAGCAAAAAGGAGCAGATGTGATTGCTGAAATAATCAGAAGAATTTAGGAGGTTTTCAGGGCCAGCATGAACAGTGGCTGGAGTGGAGGGACTAGGCCTTGTAGTTGAAAGTTAGAGTCAGTTTTCTTTCAGGTCGAGTGCACCTCAGTTCAGTGAGCTGTTTAATTTCCCTTTGTCAGCTGAGCAGCTCAATCTCCCAGCACAGTAAATAACCACGAACATTACGATTGAGGCTTCTGATATCCAGGAAGATGGCAGAGTAGGGTCAGGTAATGGATTAGCATCGCacggagagggggcagggagtggcatTTTATATATGACCATGCAAGAACAGGGGATTAGGATTAATATAGGAAGGAGAAAAAGCACAAGGAAACTAGTGGAGGAGAGAAGGGTCATAGTGAGCTCCAAGTTATTCCCCTCTCAATACATGAACCAAGTGAGTACCCGAAATTAAAAGAACCATTTTAAGATGGATCAGAAgagatgcttttaaaaagtttaaatactGACACGTGGAAACTTCTACTGCAGGATCTTATCAAAGCATCTAGGTTACAGGGTCCAAAAAGGATAGACATTTATATTAGAATAGTATTTGGAGCAACATGGGCTATAAACCCCCATGCTTCAGGGTGTATACTAATTGCCATTTGGGGTCAGAAATCATTTCTTCAGAGCAGAGTAGCACAGTGAGGTGCTTCATAGCAAGGCATAAAATTCTCAGACTGCAGCCTCCTACTGGGCATTGTTAGGGGCAGGTGAGCAAACTAGTTGGTCTGGTGTGGAAACTTCCGTGCAGAGCTACTGTCTGACTACTGCACAGAAACAAGCTGAACTCCAAGAGAAAGACGACAACAGGAAATCAGATCCAAGCTTCCCAACCCATCCCCAGATTCTATATCACGATTCTGTTTATTCTCAGTGCCTGAGCTTTCGCACACTTACACACGAGGAGAGAAGTTGGTCTCCTACATTCAGGctgcagaacaaggagcagttgTCATAAAAACAGCACACAGTAACTTAGCCAAGTTCCCTTGGGCCACAGGTTCTGGAGTCTCTCTGGAATCTGCCATCTTGGACTGGAGACAGCTGATCACCAGAGGCAATTTTTCTTAGTCTCAGGGAGAGCACCAGCTCTCATTGCTCCTGAATGCCCCTCCTCTGCAGACAGGGCAAGGGCCTCATTAGCTGTGTCAGTAGCTGCTATGTGAGAGGAGACAGGGCTCTGCAGGAGGACAAACGTAACTGTAGCCGGAATGGCAGGCCTGGCTTGCCATTTAATGCTAGGAGACCAGTCACTGCAGAAAACGCTCTGCCAGAAAAGACCCGTTAACAATCCAAGGCAGACACCCGAGCGCCAACTCACCTCCCACATGGGTTTGATTCCCTCTTTGAAGAGATGGAAGTCGCTATGGCCTGTCAGATCCCCAGGACGTACCATGTGACTGTAAAACCTCCAGAACTGCTCCACCTGTAACACCACATGCACGAAACAGTCAGAGACAAGTCATCCAATCAGCCTTCCAACACTTTAGAAGCGGGGCTTCACAATGTCAGGACTCAGGCCTTCGGGAGCAGATGTACAACCTTCACGTCTGGCttgagcctctctctctccagcgaggcagctctgtgctgctTCCCTGTCAGACTGCATACGAGGACAGTAGCCTTCAGGACATTCAGAAACAGAGCAGTGGCACTGACAGGGCTTGtgcaggtgtttccaggagtggtTATGGCTGTGTGACTGGCACACAGTCCAATTATTAGCATCTGATCTATTGTGAGCGCAGATCAGCAGTTACAACAAATAATTCAGGAAAGCGTCTGAGTAAAGAGAACCCGAAGGGGATGAAGGCTGCTCTGGAGGACAACGACAACCAAGGAACGGTTTGGGTTTTACCGTAGGTGTTTGCAGGACAATGCACATGCTGGTGCTGGTTTAGGATTTTAAACCATCTTTTAAACTGCTTAATCATACTTTCCTAAATGCTTTATTCTGGTTCTTTGAGCGGTTTTGGATGACAGAGGGTTTTCTCCTTAAATAAAGCATGttgcaggatctggtcctaccactgaattcaatagtAAAGCTCCCCAACTTGGCTCAATGGTGCAGGATAAGGCTCAGCTAGAAGATAAGGATGGATTTGTTTTCATACAAAAAGCCATCATTTGCATTTTAAAGGATTCTGTCCAATAATGAGCTAATTAAAAGTTCTCGTAGGGCTGCCAAAAGAGTTGAAAACAGCAATGCCACAAAGACTAGGAGAAAACCTGATAGTATGGCCACCAAGTTAAGCCCAGGAATTATACTCAAAACTTCTGTACTTAtctttcaggggaaaaaatccctTTCAAGAGCTGAACTCATTGTGGTTCCaagaaatgagggggaaaaaaatcttgttgAATATAGTCTGTCATTAAAATACAGTGTGTAGACAAAACTGTATGATATGCCCTCTAGTGGCTAATTTTGTATTTGCAAACGCCTAGTTGTTTTTAGCCAAAACTACACAGTAGGCTTATGCTCAAAATGATTCTTTTCCCTAAAcccattctctctcccccttgaAACCTAGCACAGAAAACTGTTACCCACCTGTCAACAAATCTTTTTCTTAAGCTAGTATAACCTATCCCACATGAAAGTGGGGCATTTCCAGTCTACAGTGGTGAATCAATAAGTTTCTCCTTGCTCTTTATTGTAGCTAAAGCGAAAGATTCACAGGTTCTTAgttcctttaataaaaaaaaaaagtcagtgtgaggggaaagtgttttgttttttaaactaaagtGGTCTGACAGCTACAGTCAATCTCACCACGTGCAGAACAGTCATGCTAGTTTCTCACTCTTTGGACCTGTttcctttctccacagctgggaTAGCAGATAAGCGAATTTCACTGATGAGTCTCGGGGTCAACCCATGACCAACCTTCTCCCCATTCCTGCCCCCAACGCATGGAATGATATGAGCCAGATGTCTGGACAGGCACACGTGACACCTCAGTGCGTTAAACACGTATAGACTAATTGACTTATTTCAACAACCTGCCTTCAAAGCTGTGTGACAGGGATAGAATATTTTAACAATTCAAATGGTCCAGTAGAGAGTTCAGAAGTGGACTGGATTAACACACTGAAAGGGACCCTGGGAAAATTCATGGAGCAACAAGGTTACTTATCTTGTTCCCTCTGCAGTCCTGATCATCCTGAAGAGTGTTTCTGAAACTATTCAGAAGTGAAGACAGTGACTAGGTCTGAATTTAGGGTTACTTGCCTGGATGGTGACattgtatttctgtttctgcAAGATTTGGCAGTGATTTCTATAGGTGCTTCCCATGTCTCCTGGCTTTATAATAGTATTTCAGAGGGCCAGTGCCACCCAGCTTTGCTTTTCAGTCCTCAACTCCGTGGACAGACAAGGAACCACCCCGTCAACAGATACAGGCCCAGCAGCTATTTACATGTGGAAAACAGACAAACGTCTGCTCCATGTATATTATTCATGAAGGGGATGCATGTAGATGGGAATCTACAACATTATtgccagaagcagcagacagaaaAGCTTTTGGTTTATGCTTCATACGTCAGTTACAGCCATTCAATACTTCTAAATATAGGAAAAATCACTTCCTCCCTTATTCACCTGCCAAGTTCTGAGCCTGACTTGCTGTGTATCTACTGCCATACATAAAGGAGAATGGAAATGCTTCTTACTTGCCATTACTTACAAGCTCAGGGAGTTCTGTTTCCACTGCTACTATTAGCAAAGGCACCAATCCCTAGAACAGGACAGGCAGTGCCGCCTCCTGGTCTCTTTTAGGGCTGTCGTCTGTTGTGAGTGAGCCAGAATCTGAGACTCAGATTATGGCAGATGATCCGCTCTCCTTTACGTCTGGTGGTAGGTATATAAACGTGGTACACACATGCAGACACGTAGCCACAGAGGAAAGCTACGTGGAGAAGCTGCATCGGGTTTAGTCAATAAAGTGCAACAATGGGAATGTACTCACTGAGGCGAAGGTGCCAATCTGTTTGATGTTCTGTTCATAGCTCTGAGAGCTGGTGGGTCTCCCAGGTGTTCGTCTGGAGTACCAGAAAGTATAATTATACTGCAGGGGGTGCTCGGCCGGCCCTGGGACAACAGCCTGGGGAACAGAGAAGCTCATTTATTTTCCCATATTTCTCTCAAGAGGAAATTGAACAAGCTACATTCACAGCATTAGCTGCCCACACATTGCTGCCATCAATGTAAGATGAACAGGTTAACCTCATTTTCCTAGAAAAATCTCATCTTACTTTAATAGCTTGACACAGACCATTAGTCTGGCAGCAATTGACTATAATTCAGATAGGATATTAGAAATCCACAGCGCATTTGTTCCCCAAGCTGGTAGGCCTGGGTGTGCTAAAGAGGCTGCAGCTCAGTCCCAGGAGGAACATCTCTCAATAGGAACCCCTCCTGCCAATTTAGGAGCAACATTAAACTCTGCATAAATTCCCTTTAGTCCTTGGCAGCAAAGAAATGCAAACTGCTTAAAAAGCATAAAGCTGATCGGGTAAAGTGACGGGtaattcccctccaccccaaggTTTccaaaaatccgttgggggaaaCAGTCCAGCTTTGCTCTCGTCTCCATATGGAGCACAAATTGCTAGGCAAAGATCGCTGGCTGCACTAGCAGAGGATATTCAAGCATGGCTCACGTACCTATAACCCAAAGTCTATTTACCCAACAGCTTACAAGGTTCCCCACCACAGTGCTAACCCAGCACTAAGCCAGGACAGTGTTCCTAGATTTACTCCTTACACTGGGACAGACTGACCTCATGCAGATGCCAGTATTTCACACTCAATATTAGCTCTTGGTGATGGCAGTGGGGCATCAAGAACTCACCTTCCTCTTGGTGCTACTCTGGGGTTTGTCACgatcatttttttccttctcaccaTCTTTCTGTGTGCTGTTCTCTTCGTTCTGGTCATGGTCCCCGCTGTCATCATCTTTCAAACTGGCAAAGGCAAGGGGAAAAGAATGAGCTTTGCATCTCATGGCTGAGGTGCCATCCTACAAAAATGAGACTTGTATGACTTGACCTCTCCCCTGAGACACAAACTGCTGGCACAACAGAGCCTACACTAGATGTCTACTGACAACAGATTCTTACAGGGAGAACCACATGAGAGCGCTCACGTGCCCTACCCCTGTCACGGACCACTTGGCCAACAGGAACCCCAAGCTCAAGCACATCGACTCTTAAAAACCAGATTAATTTTTAGGCCAAATACAGGTTTTCTTCATAGATTGAGATCTGCTTGAAATATCATTAAATAGGGAACTACCATCAAAGATATTTATAGCACACCTACCACTACAGGACCTATGCACCAACTAATACTGACAACCATCAGCTAGGGAAGGGAAAAGAGGCTGAGTCCCTCAAGGTACATCTACACCACAAGTGACACATGGCACAGCCGCAGCTACGCTGCTGTAGCACAGATACTTACTTCAGCAACGGAAGATGCTTTTCCAATTGCTGTAGTGAATCCACTCAAGAGACAGTAgcaaggtcaacagaagaattattctgtcAAGCTAGCAACGTCTACACTGGAGGTCAGgtcggcttaactacatctcCCAGTGAGGTgaattacttacacacacacacacaccccccaagcATCACAGCGAGGTTGTCCTATGCTTTAGGTATAGGCCAGGCCTAAGGGGAGTTAGTGAGTTGAACCCCAGTGAGAATCTTGCACCAAACAGGTCTCCCAGGGCCAGAGGAGC
It includes:
- the EIF4E2 gene encoding eukaryotic translation initiation factor 4E type 2 isoform X1 — its product is MNNKFDALKDDDSGDHDQNEENSTQKDGEKEKNDRDKPQSSTKRKAVVPGPAEHPLQYNYTFWYSRRTPGRPTSSQSYEQNIKQIGTFASVEQFWRFYSHMVRPGDLTGHSDFHLFKEGIKPMWEDDANKNGGKWIIRLRKGLASRCWENLILAMLGEQFMVGEEICGAVVSVRFQEDIISIWNKTASDQATTARIRDTLRRVLNLPPNTIMEYKTHTDSIKAWEEFHGLVNSSGR
- the EIF4E2 gene encoding eukaryotic translation initiation factor 4E type 2 isoform X2; protein product: MNNKFDALKDDDSGDHDQNEENSTQKDGEKEKNDRDKPQSSTKRKAVVPGPAEHPLQYNYTFWYSRRTPGRPTSSQSYEQNIKQIGTFASVEQFWRFYSHMVRPGDLTGHSDFHLFKEGIKPMWEDDANKNGGKWIIRLRKGLASRCWENLILAMLGEQFMVGEEICGAVVSVRFQEDIISIWNKTASDQATTARIRDTLRRVLNLPPNTIMEYKTHTDSIKDNSSFRNTKITL